Proteins encoded together in one Carya illinoinensis cultivar Pawnee chromosome 3, C.illinoinensisPawnee_v1, whole genome shotgun sequence window:
- the LOC122302522 gene encoding probable galacturonosyltransferase-like 10 yields the protein MFMPRALLSVTVLVFMFLSSGDAIRSFPNKLTCVGDEAPIGFRMSMQFSEAPVYQNEPQCAAPPSNSMVFARDPSLVHIAMTIDLEYLRGSVAAVHSVLRHTSCPENIFFHFIASDSSLENISELTRIVRSAFPSLGYRVYIFKESTVNKIISSSIRRALENPLNYARSYLADILEPCVERVIYLDSDVIVVDDIQKLWTIPLTGSRTIGAPEYCRANFTKYFSDEFWSDPEFSKVLKGKRPCYFNTGVMVMDLVRWREGEYTRKIEKWMEVQKERRIYELGSLPPFLLVFGGDVEAIDHRWNQHGLGGDNVVSSCRSLHPGPVSLLHWSGKGKPWARLDGRTPCAVDYLWAPYDLYKVQTP from the coding sequence ATGTTTATGCCGAGAGCTCTTTTATCTGTGACCGTTCTGGTTTTCATGTTTCTATCCTCTGGCGATGCAATTCGATCATTTCCTAACAAGCTGACATGTGTTGGCGACGAAGCACCCATTGGATTTCGCATGTCTATGCAATTCTCAGAGGCACCAGTGTACCAAAACGAGCCCCAATGCGCTGCCCCTCCCAGTAACAGTATGGTATTTGCGCGTGACCCTTCGCTTGTTCACATCGCCATGACGATCGATTTGGAATACTTGCGAGGGTCTGTTGCGGCTGTACATTCAGTTCTCAGACACACTTCTTGCCCTGAAAATATATTCTTTCACTTTATTGCTTCTGATTCCAGTTTAGAAAACATATCTGAGCTTACAAGGATAGTAAGGTCGGCGTTCCCTTCTTTGGGTTACAGGGTTTACATATTCAAGGAAAGTACAGTCAATAAGATAATATCATCCTCGATTCGTCGGGCTCTTGAGAACCCATTAAACTATGCAAGAAGCTACTTGGCCGATATACTCGAGCCATGCGTTGAACGTGTAATCTATCTGGACTCCGATGTCATTGTTGTCGACGACATTCAGAAGCTTTGGACGATTCCTCTAACTGGGTCAAGAACAATTGGAGCTCCGGAATATTGTCGTGCAAACTTCACCAAATACTTCTCGGATGAATTTTGGTCCGACCCTGAATTCTCGAAGGTTCTAAAAGGGAAAAGACCCTGTTATTTCAACACGGGTGTGATGGTGATGGATTTGGTGAGATGGAGAGAGGGTGAGTACACGAGGAAGATTGAGAAATGGATGGAGGTTCAGAAAGAGAGGAGGATATATGAGTTGGGTTCTCTTCCGccatttttgttggtttttggtGGAGATGTTGAGGCAATTGATCATAGGTGGAACCAGCACGGGCTTGGTGGAGACAATGTTGTGAGTAGTTGCAGATCTTTGCATCCAGGTCCTGTTAGTTTGCTACATTGGAGCGGTAAGGGGAAGCCATGGGCTAGGCTCGATGGGAGGACACCATGTGCAGTTGATTACCTTTGGGCTCCTTACGATCTCTACAAAGTACAAACACCGTGA